Proteins co-encoded in one Ziziphus jujuba cultivar Dongzao chromosome 9, ASM3175591v1 genomic window:
- the LOC132799538 gene encoding uncharacterized protein LOC132799538, which yields MDLIFRINSFNHLLEASLKLNSPCQPPCCSGDFDESRYSDMWYSHLLKLLANLNCSNTLSLNAPSEKALQIPKNMREISPLAYSKHLKLKIHNSSGSINSELRDALSWFAPSLETLEIDYC from the exons ATGGATTTGATTTTTCGAATCAACTCCTTTAATCACCTGTTAGAAGCAAGCCTCAAGCTTAATTCTCCCTGTCAACCTCCTTGTTGCTCTGGTGACTTTGATGAATCAAGGTATTCTGATATGTGGTATTCTCATTTATTAAAGCTGCTGGCAAATCTTAACTGCTCCAACACATTGAGTTTGAATGCTCCATCAGAAAAG gCTCTACAGATTCCCAAAAATATGAGGGAAATCTCACCATTGGCTTATTCGAAGCACTTGAAGTTGAAGATACATAATTCTTCTGGTAGCATAAACTCAGAATTGAGGGATGCTTTGAGTTGGTTTGCACCCTCTCTGGAGACTCTTGAAATAGATTATTGCTAA